A region of Anaerosalibacter sp. Marseille-P3206 DNA encodes the following proteins:
- the minC gene encoding septum site-determining protein MinC — protein sequence MDYDFISFKGTQDGIYIHIKEGDFNYIKEELDMKLSKAGSFFKGGQIVAFKGKRLSEEEKSQLRNIIKDKYKLKLKEKENIEEDNIEEAQKSDCFQGIEKGMTSFIRTTVRSGQIIQYGGNIVVLGDVNPGGIIEAKGNIVVLGTLRGVAHAGCDGNRDAIVSAYDLQPTQLRIADLIARSPDGEVIKSSRWPEIAKIEGDEVVIETYLPKNNL from the coding sequence ATGGATTATGACTTTATTTCATTTAAAGGGACACAGGATGGAATTTATATCCACATAAAAGAAGGAGATTTTAATTATATAAAAGAAGAGTTAGATATGAAACTTAGCAAAGCTGGTTCGTTTTTCAAAGGTGGTCAGATTGTTGCTTTTAAGGGAAAGCGATTGTCCGAGGAGGAAAAGAGCCAATTAAGAAATATCATTAAGGATAAATATAAATTAAAATTAAAAGAGAAAGAAAATATAGAGGAAGATAATATTGAAGAAGCTCAAAAAAGTGATTGTTTTCAAGGAATTGAGAAAGGGATGACTTCATTTATTAGGACAACTGTAAGGTCTGGACAAATAATTCAATATGGAGGTAATATAGTTGTACTCGGTGATGTAAATCCAGGAGGAATAATTGAAGCTAAAGGTAATATTGTTGTTCTAGGTACTTTACGGGGTGTCGCTCATGCAGGATGTGATGGCAATAGAGATGCTATAGTTTCAGCTTATGACCTTCAGCCTACTCAACTTCGAATTGCTGATTTGATTGCTAGAAGTCCTGATGGAGAAGTTATTAAAAGTTCAAGATGGCCAGAAATAGCTAAAATAGAGGGCGATGAAGTGGTAATTGAGACATATTTACCTAAAAACAATTTGTAG
- a CDS encoding murein hydrolase activator EnvC family protein, giving the protein MKRKSTGNILNRYRYFYKDKRYYKKLLNRIIIVLIILLIVVVFRKISSTFTDNVIRIIKNGTSYEFSIKEDGKKIIEGSKKILIVPEKVKKVFNIKGGNLDFAPPVEGNIYKPFGELSTTREKKIFNKGVDIIPSGDSTIFSVGDGIVTQVEDKNSLGYFVTIKYEDFEAVYGYLKKIYINKGDNVLKGQKIGSLGTNSEGGNRYLHFEIWKNGNPVNPVEIVKLNQ; this is encoded by the coding sequence ATGAAAAGGAAAAGTACAGGAAATATTCTTAATAGATATAGATATTTTTATAAAGATAAAAGGTACTACAAAAAATTATTGAACAGAATAATTATAGTTCTAATAATTTTATTGATTGTGGTAGTATTTAGAAAAATCAGTTCAACTTTTACAGATAATGTTATTAGAATAATCAAAAATGGTACCTCTTATGAGTTTAGTATAAAAGAAGATGGTAAAAAAATAATAGAAGGATCTAAAAAAATATTGATTGTCCCTGAAAAAGTGAAGAAAGTATTCAATATAAAAGGAGGAAATCTAGATTTTGCGCCACCTGTAGAGGGAAATATTTATAAGCCTTTTGGTGAGCTTAGCACTACAAGGGAAAAGAAAATATTCAATAAGGGCGTTGATATTATACCAAGTGGAGATAGCACTATATTTTCTGTAGGAGATGGTATCGTTACTCAAGTTGAAGACAAGAATAGCTTAGGATATTTTGTAACTATTAAATATGAAGATTTTGAAGCAGTTTATGGATATTTAAAGAAAATATATATAAATAAAGGTGATAATGTTTTGAAAGGACAAAAAATTGGTTCCCTTGGAACCAATTCTGAAGGTGGAAATAGATATTTACATTTTGAAATATGGAAAAATGGAAATCCTGTAAATCCAGTAGAAATTGTGAAGCTTAATCAATGA
- the minE gene encoding cell division topological specificity factor MinE, with protein sequence MDLFKIFSKDKANSRSVAKERLKLVLINDRADISPKYLDMIRNDITRVLSEYMVIDEEELDIKLTRSIRESDDKPVPSLVANIPIIKMKNKNVG encoded by the coding sequence TTGGATCTGTTTAAAATATTTTCTAAAGACAAAGCGAACAGTAGGTCAGTGGCTAAAGAAAGACTCAAGCTTGTCCTCATAAATGATAGAGCAGATATTTCTCCTAAATATTTAGATATGATAAGAAATGATATCACTAGAGTCCTATCTGAATATATGGTAATAGATGAAGAAGAATTAGATATTAAACTTACTAGATCTATTAGAGAAAGTGATGATAAACCTGTACCTTCATTAGTAGCTAATATACCTATTATAAAGATGAAGAATAAAAATGTAGGATAA
- a CDS encoding MFS transporter, with amino-acid sequence MNFFLIFLTGFLIHLIVSMELNSISPIAPFLANYFNIADSSVIRLGLGFSLVGLFVPLLGVWADKYGKKKYISFSLIIYIIGTLISGFAKTPLVFAFGRTFIGLGYFSLNASVISYISDFVPFEKRGKAAGIIRIAFGVAILVSPLYATYIVNTFNNIKGIYIPFAIIALICLTLLTRLPESKKSNNQNISFKDVLEILKNPVGLKLLIIQFLSITSPYIFFSYLGVYLNNDFNLSQLQIGYIYTILGCGTVIGVTLCTFISDKIGKEKFTKIFFTLMVITIIPIAYVKSIPAFTIIATLYAIGIDGGWSAFQAICTEAFPEKRTTFMTLLSFTNALMIILFSIFGPFLYVLKGYKLILTISSISSSLALLLFFNVTKKR; translated from the coding sequence ATGAACTTTTTTTTAATTTTTTTAACAGGATTTTTGATTCATTTAATAGTTTCTATGGAACTAAACTCTATAAGCCCTATAGCTCCATTTTTAGCCAACTATTTTAATATTGCAGATAGTTCAGTAATTAGATTAGGTTTAGGATTTTCATTAGTTGGACTATTTGTACCACTTTTAGGAGTTTGGGCAGATAAATATGGGAAGAAAAAGTATATCTCTTTTTCTTTGATTATTTATATCATAGGTACTTTGATTAGTGGTTTTGCAAAGACCCCATTAGTCTTTGCCTTCGGAAGAACCTTCATAGGCTTAGGATATTTTTCATTAAATGCTTCAGTTATATCCTACATAAGTGATTTTGTTCCCTTTGAAAAAAGAGGAAAAGCAGCTGGAATAATTCGAATTGCCTTTGGTGTTGCAATACTAGTAAGTCCACTATACGCAACTTACATAGTTAATACCTTTAATAATATTAAGGGAATATACATACCGTTTGCAATAATAGCACTTATATGCTTGACATTACTAACAAGACTTCCTGAATCTAAAAAATCAAATAATCAAAATATCAGCTTTAAGGATGTACTAGAAATACTTAAAAACCCAGTAGGTTTAAAACTTTTAATTATTCAATTTTTGTCAATAACATCACCTTATATTTTTTTCAGTTATTTAGGCGTTTATCTTAATAATGATTTTAATCTAAGTCAACTTCAAATAGGATATATATATACTATTTTAGGTTGTGGCACCGTAATAGGTGTAACACTATGTACTTTTATTTCAGATAAAATAGGCAAAGAAAAATTCACAAAAATATTCTTTACCCTAATGGTAATAACAATAATACCAATTGCCTATGTAAAATCTATTCCTGCATTTACTATAATTGCTACACTATATGCTATAGGAATAGATGGAGGCTGGAGTGCCTTTCAAGCTATATGTACAGAAGCATTTCCAGAGAAAAGAACAACATTTATGACATTATTATCCTTCACAAATGCACTAATGATTATTCTGTTTTCAATCTTTGGACCTTTCCTTTATGTTTTAAAGGGGTACAAGCTTATATTAACTATTTCTTCTATTTCTAGTTCCTTAGCATTGTTATTATTTTTTAATGTAACAAAAAAAAGATAA
- a CDS encoding FAD:protein FMN transferase: protein MKNKKIAFVLLVIMFFMIILTACGNIVQKEDDNISRTEFMMDTVITIKIYDKIDENLLDTVFERLKEIENRMSKTIEKSDVSNINAKAGIEAVQVHEDVYYVLEKALYFAKLTNGAYEPTIGPLVELWNIKGQNESEVKSLPDENDIHEALEKVDYKKLQLLEDNKVFLKEKGMKVDLGGIVKGYAADEIKRILKEKGVKSAIIDLGGNIYAYGSKTSGEAWKIGVQNPFDLSNYIGIINAVDNSIVTSGGYERYFELNGKRYHHIIDSKTGYPSQNELSAVSVISKDSIDGDALSTALFILGIEEGQELLKEVDNVDALFITKEKQVFVPLSLEDKFKLKNSEFNIMNNN from the coding sequence ATGAAAAATAAAAAGATAGCTTTTGTTTTATTAGTAATTATGTTTTTTATGATTATTTTAACTGCTTGTGGAAATATAGTACAAAAAGAAGATGATAATATATCAAGAACTGAGTTTATGATGGATACTGTAATAACCATTAAAATATATGATAAAATAGATGAAAATTTATTAGATACAGTATTTGAACGTTTAAAAGAAATAGAAAATAGGATGAGTAAGACTATAGAAAAAAGTGATGTAAGTAATATAAATGCTAAAGCAGGTATAGAAGCTGTACAAGTTCACGAAGATGTTTACTATGTTCTTGAAAAGGCCCTTTATTTTGCTAAACTAACAAATGGTGCATATGAACCTACCATTGGACCATTAGTTGAACTTTGGAATATAAAAGGTCAAAATGAAAGTGAAGTAAAATCATTACCTGATGAGAATGATATACATGAAGCTTTAGAAAAAGTTGATTACAAAAAACTTCAACTATTAGAAGACAACAAAGTTTTTTTAAAAGAAAAGGGGATGAAAGTCGACCTTGGGGGAATTGTAAAAGGATATGCAGCAGATGAGATTAAAAGAATCCTAAAAGAAAAAGGTGTTAAAAGTGCTATAATAGATCTTGGTGGAAACATTTATGCTTATGGAAGTAAAACTTCAGGAGAAGCTTGGAAAATAGGAGTACAAAATCCTTTTGACTTAAGTAACTATATAGGAATAATAAATGCAGTAGATAATTCAATAGTTACATCTGGAGGTTATGAGAGATACTTTGAACTTAATGGAAAGAGATATCATCATATAATTGATTCTAAAACTGGATATCCTTCACAAAATGAACTTTCAGCTGTATCTGTTATAAGCAAAGATTCAATTGACGGAGATGCACTATCTACAGCACTTTTTATACTTGGGATTGAAGAAGGACAAGAATTGTTAAAAGAAGTTGACAATGTAGATGCATTGTTTATTACCAAGGAAAAACAAGTTTTTGTACCTTTGAGTTTAGAAGATAAATTTAAACTTAAAAATAGTGAATTCAATATAATGAATAATAATTGA
- the minD gene encoding septum site-determining protein MinD, translating into MGKVLVITSGKGGVGKTTTTANIGTGLAMLGKKVVVADADIGLRNLDVVMGLENRIVYDIVDVVEKTCRLKQGLIRDKRYEGLYLLPAAQTKDKNAIKPEQMLELCNELKEEFDFVLIDSPAGIEQGFQNSIVGADEAIIVTTPEISAVRDADRVIGLLEAKGLHNPRLIVNRLRPEMVKKGDMMNIDDMIDILAIELLGVVPDDEAIVISTNRGEPVVTDEGALSGKAYRNISKRILGEEVELMNLETEDGKLTKIFKILFGK; encoded by the coding sequence ATGGGAAAAGTATTGGTAATAACCTCAGGTAAAGGTGGGGTTGGTAAGACTACAACTACTGCTAATATAGGGACTGGACTTGCCATGTTAGGAAAAAAGGTTGTTGTAGCAGATGCTGATATTGGTCTTAGAAATTTAGATGTAGTTATGGGATTAGAAAACAGAATAGTTTATGACATAGTAGATGTAGTAGAAAAAACTTGTAGATTAAAGCAAGGTCTTATTAGGGACAAGCGTTATGAAGGGCTTTATCTTTTACCTGCAGCACAGACAAAAGATAAAAATGCAATTAAACCAGAACAAATGCTTGAGTTATGTAATGAGTTAAAAGAAGAGTTTGATTTTGTACTAATAGATTCGCCTGCAGGTATAGAACAAGGTTTTCAAAATTCAATAGTTGGTGCAGATGAAGCAATTATAGTTACAACTCCAGAGATATCTGCAGTAAGAGATGCAGACAGAGTTATTGGTCTTTTAGAAGCAAAAGGGTTACATAATCCTAGGCTTATTGTCAATAGACTTAGACCTGAGATGGTTAAAAAAGGAGATATGATGAATATAGATGATATGATTGATATATTAGCTATAGAATTATTAGGTGTTGTGCCTGATGATGAAGCTATAGTTATTTCTACAAATAGAGGAGAACCTGTAGTTACAGATGAGGGAGCTCTTTCTGGAAAAGCTTATAGAAATATTTCTAAAAGAATATTAGGTGAAGAGGTTGAGTTGATGAACTTAGAGACTGAAGATGGAAAGTTGACTAAGATTTTTAAAATATTGTTTGGTAAATAA